In Pseudomonas sp. MM213, a genomic segment contains:
- the nuoC gene encoding NADH-quinone oxidoreductase subunit C/D: MTTGSALYIPPYKADDQDVVVELNNRFGPEAFTAQPTRTGMPVLWVARAKLVEVMTFLRNLPKPYVMLYDLHGVDERLRTKRQGLPSGADFTVFYHLMSIERNSDVMIKVALSESDLSVPTVTGIWPNANWYEREVWDMYGIDFAGHPHLTRIMMPPTWEGHPLRKDFPARATEFDPFTLNLAKQQLEEEAARFKPEDWGMKRSGANEDYMFLNLGPNHPSAHGAFRIILQLDGEEIVDCVPDVGYHHRGAEKMAERQSWHSFIPYTDRIDYLGGVMNNLPYVLSVEKLAGIKVPEKVDVIRIMMAEFFRITSHLLFLGTYIQDVGAMTPVFFTFTDRQKAYTVIEAITGFRLHPAWYRIGGVAHDLPRGWEKLVKDFVEWMPKRLDEYQKAALDNSILRGRTIGVAAYNTKEALEWGVTGAGLRSTGCDFDLRKARPYSGYENFEFEVPLAANGDAYDRCIVRVEEMRQSIKIIDQCMRNMPEGPYKADHPLTTPPPKERTLQHIETLITHFLQVSWGPVMPANESFQMIEATKGINSYYLTSDGGTMSYRTRIRTPSFPHLQQIPSVIKGSMVADLIAYLGSIDFVMADVDR; encoded by the coding sequence ATGACTACAGGCAGTGCTCTGTACATCCCGCCTTACAAGGCAGACGACCAGGATGTGGTCGTCGAACTGAATAACCGTTTTGGCCCCGAGGCGTTCACCGCCCAGCCTACCCGCACCGGCATGCCGGTGCTTTGGGTTGCCCGTGCCAAACTCGTCGAAGTGATGACCTTCCTGCGCAACCTGCCCAAGCCGTACGTCATGCTCTATGACCTGCACGGCGTGGACGAGCGTCTGCGCACCAAGCGTCAAGGGCTGCCAAGCGGCGCCGACTTCACCGTGTTCTATCACCTGATGTCGATCGAACGTAATAGTGACGTGATGATCAAGGTCGCCTTGTCCGAGAGCGACCTCAGCGTGCCGACCGTCACCGGGATCTGGCCGAACGCCAACTGGTACGAGCGTGAAGTGTGGGACATGTACGGCATCGACTTTGCCGGCCACCCGCACCTGACCCGCATCATGATGCCGCCGACCTGGGAAGGTCACCCGCTGCGCAAGGACTTCCCGGCCCGTGCCACCGAGTTCGACCCGTTCACCCTGAACCTGGCCAAGCAACAGCTTGAGGAAGAAGCCGCGCGCTTCAAGCCTGAAGACTGGGGCATGAAGCGTTCCGGTGCGAACGAGGACTACATGTTCCTCAACCTTGGTCCCAACCACCCTTCCGCGCACGGTGCGTTCCGCATCATCCTGCAGCTGGACGGTGAAGAGATCGTCGACTGCGTACCGGACGTCGGCTACCACCACCGTGGTGCCGAGAAGATGGCCGAGCGTCAGTCCTGGCACAGTTTCATCCCGTACACCGACCGTATCGACTACCTCGGCGGCGTGATGAACAACCTGCCGTACGTGCTCTCGGTCGAGAAGCTGGCCGGCATCAAGGTGCCCGAGAAGGTCGACGTCATCCGCATCATGATGGCCGAGTTCTTCCGGATCACCAGCCACCTGCTGTTCCTGGGTACCTACATCCAGGACGTCGGCGCCATGACCCCGGTGTTCTTCACCTTCACCGACCGCCAGAAGGCGTACACGGTGATCGAAGCCATTACCGGCTTCCGTCTGCACCCGGCCTGGTACCGCATCGGTGGCGTCGCCCACGACCTGCCGCGCGGCTGGGAAAAGCTGGTGAAAGACTTCGTCGAGTGGATGCCAAAGCGTCTGGACGAATACCAGAAAGCCGCCCTGGACAACAGCATCCTGCGTGGCCGGACCATCGGCGTCGCTGCCTACAACACCAAAGAGGCCCTCGAATGGGGCGTCACCGGTGCAGGCCTGCGTTCGACCGGTTGCGACTTCGACCTGCGTAAAGCGCGTCCATACTCGGGCTACGAGAACTTCGAATTCGAAGTGCCGCTGGCCGCCAATGGCGATGCCTACGACCGTTGCATCGTGCGCGTCGAAGAAATGCGCCAGAGCATCAAGATCATCGACCAGTGCATGCGCAACATGCCGGAAGGCCCGTACAAGGCGGATCACCCGCTGACCACGCCGCCGCCGAAAGAGCGCACGCTGCAGCACATCGAGACCCTGATCACGCACTTCCTGCAAGTTTCGTGGGGCCCGGTCATGCCGGCCAACGAATCCTTCCAGATGATCGAAGCGACCAAGGGCATCAACAGTTATTACCTGACGAGCGATGGCGGCACCATGAGCTACCGCACCCGGATTCGCACCCCAAGCTTCCCGCACCTGCAGCAGATCCCTTCGGTGATCAAAGGCAGCATGGTCGCGGACTTGATTGCGTACCTGGGTAGTATCGATTTCGTTATGGCCGACGTGGACCGCTAA
- the nuoE gene encoding NADH-quinone oxidoreductase subunit NuoE, with product MNSTLIQTDRFTLSETERSAIEHELHHYEDPRAASIEALKIVQKERGWVPDGALYAIGEILGIPASDVEGVATFYSQIFRQPVGRHIIRVCDSMVCYIGGHESVVSEIQSKLGIGLGQTTADGRFTLLPVCCLGNCDKAPALMIDDDTFGDVQPAGVAKLLEGYV from the coding sequence ATGAACAGCACGCTTATCCAGACAGACCGTTTCACCTTGAGTGAAACCGAGCGCTCGGCCATCGAGCACGAGCTGCATCACTACGAAGACCCGCGCGCGGCGTCGATCGAAGCCCTGAAGATCGTCCAGAAGGAACGTGGCTGGGTGCCTGACGGCGCCCTGTACGCGATCGGCGAGATCCTCGGCATCCCGGCGAGCGACGTTGAAGGCGTGGCGACTTTCTATAGCCAGATCTTCCGTCAGCCAGTCGGTCGCCACATCATTCGCGTCTGCGACAGCATGGTCTGCTACATCGGCGGCCATGAATCGGTAGTCAGCGAGATCCAGAGCAAACTCGGCATCGGCCTGGGCCAGACCACCGCCGACGGTCGTTTCACCCTGCTGCCGGTCTGCTGCCTCGGCAACTGCGACAAGGCGCCGGCGTTGATGATCGACGACGACACTTTCGGTGATGTGCAGCCTGCCGGCGTTGCCAAATTGCTCGAGGGCTACGTATGA
- the nuoF gene encoding NADH-quinone oxidoreductase subunit NuoF, whose translation MTLTSFGPANRIKRSAETHPLTWRLRDDGEAVWLDEYQAKNGYAAARKAFADMAQDDIVQTVKDAGLKGRGGAGFPTGVKWGLMPKDESINIRYLLCNADEMEPNTWKDRMLMEQLPHLLIEGMLISARALKTYRGYIFLRGEYTTAAKHLNRAVEEAKAAGLLGKNILGSGFDFELFVHTGAGRYICGEETALINSLEGRRANPRSKPPFPAAVGVWGKPTCVNNVETLCNVPAIIADGVDWYKSLAREGSEDMGTKLMGFSGKVKNPGLWELPFGVTGRELFEDYAGGMRDGYKLKAWQPGGAGTGFLLPEHLDAQMYAGGIAKVGTRMGTGLAMAVDDSVNMVSLLRNMEQFFARESCGFCTPCRDGLPWSVKLLMAIENGEGQPGDIETLLGLVGFLGPGKTFCAHAPGAVEPLGSAIKYFRHEFEAGIAPVSAVVPPLARPIVVGA comes from the coding sequence ATGACCCTGACTTCCTTCGGTCCTGCCAACCGCATCAAGCGTTCGGCCGAGACTCACCCGCTGACCTGGCGTCTGCGTGACGACGGCGAAGCTGTCTGGCTCGACGAGTACCAGGCCAAGAACGGTTACGCGGCTGCGCGCAAAGCCTTCGCCGACATGGCTCAGGACGACATCGTCCAGACCGTGAAAGACGCCGGCCTGAAAGGTCGCGGCGGTGCAGGCTTCCCCACGGGCGTGAAGTGGGGCCTGATGCCGAAAGACGAATCCATCAACATCCGCTACCTGCTGTGCAACGCGGATGAAATGGAGCCGAACACCTGGAAAGACCGCATGCTGATGGAGCAACTGCCCCATCTGCTGATCGAAGGCATGCTGATCAGTGCCCGCGCGCTGAAAACCTACCGTGGCTACATCTTCCTGCGTGGCGAATACACCACCGCCGCCAAGCACCTCAACCGTGCCGTGGAAGAAGCCAAGGCAGCTGGCCTTTTGGGCAAGAACATCCTGGGCAGCGGCTTCGATTTCGAGCTGTTCGTCCACACCGGCGCCGGGCGTTACATCTGCGGTGAAGAAACCGCACTGATCAACTCCCTCGAAGGCCGCCGCGCCAACCCGCGCTCCAAGCCGCCCTTCCCTGCCGCCGTTGGCGTGTGGGGCAAGCCGACTTGCGTGAACAACGTTGAAACCCTGTGCAACGTCCCGGCGATCATTGCCGATGGCGTGGACTGGTACAAATCGTTGGCTCGCGAAGGCAGTGAAGACATGGGCACCAAGCTCATGGGCTTCTCCGGCAAGGTCAAGAACCCGGGCCTGTGGGAATTGCCATTCGGCGTCACCGGTCGCGAGTTGTTCGAAGACTACGCCGGCGGCATGCGCGACGGTTACAAGCTCAAGGCCTGGCAGCCAGGCGGCGCCGGTACCGGCTTCCTGTTGCCTGAACACCTGGACGCACAAATGTACGCCGGCGGCATCGCCAAAGTGGGCACCCGTATGGGTACCGGCCTGGCCATGGCGGTGGATGACAGCGTCAACATGGTTTCCCTGCTGCGTAACATGGAGCAGTTCTTCGCCCGCGAATCCTGCGGCTTCTGCACCCCTTGCCGCGATGGCCTGCCATGGAGCGTCAAGCTGCTGATGGCCATCGAGAACGGCGAAGGCCAGCCAGGCGACATCGAGACCCTGCTGGGTCTGGTCGGTTTCCTCGGCCCAGGCAAGACCTTCTGTGCTCACGCACCGGGTGCCGTGGAGCCGTTGGGCAGCGCAATCAAATACTTCCGCCATGAGTTCGAAGCCGGCATCGCGCCTGTCAGCGCCGTCGTCCCGCCTCTGGCAAGGCCGATCGTAGTCGGCGCTTAA
- the nuoG gene encoding NADH-quinone oxidoreductase subunit NuoG gives MATIHVDGKELEVDGADNLLQACLSLGLDIPYFCWHPALGSVGACRQCAVKQYTDENDTRGRIVMSCMTPATDGTWISIEDEESKAFRASVVEWLMTNHPHDCPVCEEGGHCHLQDMTVMTGHNERRYRFTKRTHQNQQLGPFISHEMNRCIACYRCVRFYKDYAGGTDLGVFGAHDNVYFGRVEDGVLESEFSGNLTEVCPTGVFTDKTHSERYNRKWDMQFSPSICHGCSSGCNISPGERYGELRRIENRFNGSVNQYFLCDRGRFGYGYVNREDRPRQPLLANGTKLSLDEALDKAADLLRGRNIVGIGSPRASLESNYALRELVGAEHFYSGIEAAELERIRLVMQVLKDSPLPIPNMRDIEDHDAIFVLGEDLTQTAARMALSLRQSVKGKAEDMADSMRVQPWLDAAVKNIGQHELNPLFIASLAETKLDDIAEECVHAAPDDLARIGFAVAHALDASAPAVEGLDAEALELAKRIADALLAAKRPLIIAGTSLGSKALIEAAANIAKALKLREKNGSISLIVPEANSLGLAMLGGESVDAALQAVIDGKADAIVVLENDLYTRTDKARVDAALTAAKVVIVADHQKTATSDRAHLVLPAASFAEGDGTLVSQEGRAQRFFQVFDPKYMDASILVHEGWRWLHALRATLLNQPIDWTQLDHVTAAVAASTPQLNRIVDAAPSASFRIKGMKLAREPLRYSGRTAMRADINVHEPRTPQDKDTAFAFSMEGYSGSAEPRQQVPFAWSPGWNSPQAWNKFQDEVGGHIRAGDPGTRLIESTGDSLNWFSAVPRAFNPAPGTWQVVPFFHLLGSEENSSKAAPVQERIPAAYVALAKSEADRLGVNDGALLSLNVAGQTLRLPLRINEELGAGLVALPAGIAGIPPAIFGKSVDGLQEAAQ, from the coding sequence ATGGCCACTATCCACGTAGACGGCAAAGAGCTCGAAGTCGATGGGGCAGACAACCTGTTACAGGCATGTCTGTCGCTAGGCCTCGATATCCCTTATTTCTGCTGGCACCCTGCCCTTGGCAGCGTTGGCGCTTGCCGCCAGTGCGCGGTCAAGCAGTACACCGACGAGAACGACACCCGTGGTCGCATCGTCATGTCCTGCATGACCCCTGCCACCGACGGCACCTGGATCTCCATCGAAGATGAAGAGTCCAAGGCCTTCCGCGCCAGTGTTGTTGAATGGCTGATGACCAACCACCCGCACGACTGCCCGGTCTGCGAGGAAGGCGGTCACTGCCACCTGCAAGACATGACCGTGATGACCGGCCACAACGAGCGCCGTTATCGCTTCACCAAGCGTACCCACCAGAACCAGCAACTGGGCCCGTTCATTTCCCACGAAATGAACCGCTGCATCGCTTGCTACCGCTGCGTACGCTTCTATAAGGATTACGCTGGCGGCACCGACCTTGGTGTGTTCGGCGCCCACGACAACGTGTACTTCGGTCGCGTTGAAGACGGCGTACTGGAAAGCGAATTCTCCGGCAACCTCACCGAGGTCTGCCCGACCGGTGTGTTCACCGACAAGACTCACTCCGAGCGCTACAACCGCAAGTGGGACATGCAGTTCTCGCCGAGCATCTGCCATGGCTGCTCCAGCGGTTGCAACATCTCCCCGGGCGAGCGTTACGGCGAACTGCGTCGGATCGAAAACCGCTTCAACGGTTCGGTCAACCAGTACTTCCTGTGCGACCGTGGCCGTTTCGGCTATGGCTACGTCAACCGCGAAGACCGCCCGCGTCAGCCTCTGCTGGCCAACGGCACCAAGCTGAGCCTCGACGAAGCGCTGGATAAAGCGGCTGACCTGCTGCGCGGTCGCAACATCGTCGGTATCGGTTCGCCGCGTGCCAGCCTCGAAAGCAACTACGCGTTGCGCGAGCTGGTCGGCGCCGAGCACTTCTACTCCGGTATCGAAGCCGCCGAGCTGGAACGCATTCGTCTGGTCATGCAGGTGCTGAAAGACAGCCCGCTGCCGATCCCGAACATGCGCGACATCGAAGATCACGACGCCATCTTCGTCCTCGGCGAAGACCTGACCCAGACCGCCGCCCGTATGGCGCTGTCCCTGCGTCAATCGGTCAAGGGCAAGGCAGAAGACATGGCCGACTCCATGCGCGTTCAGCCTTGGCTCGACGCTGCGGTGAAGAACATCGGTCAGCACGAGCTGAACCCGCTGTTCATCGCCAGCCTGGCTGAAACCAAGCTCGACGACATCGCCGAAGAGTGCGTTCACGCCGCTCCAGACGACCTGGCCCGCATCGGTTTCGCCGTGGCTCACGCCCTCGATGCCAGCGCCCCAGCGGTTGAAGGCCTCGACGCCGAAGCCCTCGAACTGGCCAAGCGCATTGCCGACGCCCTGCTCGCGGCCAAGCGCCCACTGATCATTGCCGGTACCTCGCTGGGTTCCAAAGCATTGATCGAAGCCGCCGCGAACATCGCCAAAGCCCTGAAGCTGCGCGAGAAGAACGGTTCCATCAGCCTGATCGTGCCAGAGGCCAACAGCCTCGGCCTGGCCATGCTCGGTGGCGAATCGGTCGACGCCGCGCTGCAAGCGGTGATCGATGGCAAGGCCGACGCCATCGTCGTGCTGGAAAACGATCTGTACACCCGTACCGACAAAGCCCGTGTCGATGCCGCCCTGACCGCCGCGAAAGTGGTGATCGTTGCCGACCACCAGAAAACCGCCACCAGCGATCGCGCGCACCTGGTTCTGCCAGCCGCCAGCTTCGCTGAAGGCGACGGTACGCTGGTCAGCCAGGAAGGCCGCGCCCAGCGCTTCTTCCAGGTCTTCGATCCGAAGTACATGGACGCGAGCATCCTGGTTCACGAAGGCTGGCGCTGGCTGCATGCCCTGCGCGCTACCTTGCTGAACCAGCCGATCGACTGGACCCAACTGGACCACGTCACCGCTGCCGTCGCTGCAAGCACGCCGCAACTGAACCGCATCGTCGATGCCGCACCGTCCGCCTCGTTCCGCATCAAGGGCATGAAGCTTGCCCGCGAACCGCTGCGTTACTCGGGTCGTACCGCCATGCGCGCTGACATCAACGTGCACGAACCGCGTACCCCGCAAGACAAGGACACCGCGTTCGCCTTCTCCATGGAAGGTTACTCGGGCTCGGCCGAACCGCGTCAGCAAGTGCCTTTCGCCTGGTCTCCGGGCTGGAACTCGCCGCAAGCCTGGAACAAGTTCCAGGACGAAGTTGGTGGTCACATCCGCGCTGGCGACCCGGGCACCCGCCTGATCGAAAGCACCGGTGATTCGCTGAACTGGTTCTCGGCTGTTCCGCGCGCCTTCAACCCGGCGCCGGGCACCTGGCAGGTCGTGCCGTTCTTCCACCTGCTCGGCAGCGAAGAGAACTCTTCGAAAGCCGCACCGGTTCAGGAACGCATCCCGGCCGCCTACGTCGCCTTGGCCAAGTCCGAAGCGGATCGCCTGGGTGTCAACGACGGTGCCCTGCTGAGCTTGAACGTTGCCGGCCAGACCCTGCGTCTGCCGCTGCGCATCAACGAAGAGCTGGGTGCTGGCCTGGTCGCATTGCCGGCCGGTATCGCGGGCATTCCGCCAGCGATCTTTGGCAAATCCGTTGACGGTCTGCAGGAGGCAGCTCAATGA
- the nuoH gene encoding NADH-quinone oxidoreductase subunit NuoH — MTWFTPEVIDVIIAVLKAIVILLAVVVCGALLSWVERRLLALWQDRYGPNRVGPFGAFQIAADMIKMFFKEDWTPPFADKMIFTLAPVVAMSALLIAFAIIPITPTWGVADINIGILFFFAMAGLSVYAVLFAGWSSNNKFALLGSLRASAQTVSYEVFMGLSLMGIVIQVGSFNMRDIVEYQAQNLWFIIPQIFGFLTFFIAGVAVTHRHPFDQPEAEQELADGYHIEYAGMKWGMFFVGEYIGIVLISALLVTLFFGGWHGPFNILPQIPFIWFALKTAFFIMIFILLRASIPRPRYDQVMDFSWKFCLPLTLVNMLVTAAIVLLNTPAVAAQ; from the coding sequence ATGACCTGGTTCACGCCTGAAGTGATTGACGTGATCATCGCGGTCCTCAAGGCCATCGTGATTCTGCTCGCCGTGGTGGTGTGCGGCGCGCTGCTGAGCTGGGTCGAGCGTCGTCTGCTCGCCCTCTGGCAGGACCGTTACGGTCCGAACCGCGTCGGCCCGTTCGGCGCGTTCCAGATCGCGGCCGACATGATCAAGATGTTCTTCAAGGAAGACTGGACCCCGCCGTTCGCCGACAAGATGATCTTCACCCTGGCACCGGTCGTGGCCATGAGCGCCCTGCTGATTGCCTTCGCGATCATCCCGATCACCCCGACCTGGGGCGTGGCGGACATCAACATCGGCATCCTGTTCTTCTTCGCCATGGCCGGTCTGTCGGTCTACGCGGTGTTGTTCGCCGGCTGGTCGAGCAACAACAAGTTCGCCCTGCTGGGCAGCTTGCGGGCCTCGGCACAGACCGTGTCGTACGAAGTGTTCATGGGCCTGTCGCTGATGGGCATCGTGATCCAGGTCGGCTCGTTCAACATGCGCGACATCGTTGAATACCAAGCGCAGAACCTGTGGTTCATCATTCCGCAGATCTTCGGTTTCCTGACCTTCTTCATCGCCGGCGTCGCCGTGACTCACCGTCACCCGTTCGACCAGCCGGAAGCGGAGCAGGAACTGGCTGACGGTTACCACATTGAATACGCCGGCATGAAATGGGGCATGTTCTTCGTCGGCGAGTACATCGGCATCGTGTTGATTTCGGCGCTGCTGGTGACCTTGTTCTTCGGTGGCTGGCACGGTCCGTTCAACATTCTGCCGCAGATCCCGTTCATCTGGTTTGCACTGAAAACCGCGTTCTTCATCATGATCTTCATCCTGTTGCGCGCCTCGATTCCGCGCCCACGGTATGACCAAGTGATGGACTTCAGCTGGAAGTTCTGCCTGCCGCTGACCCTCGTCAACATGCTGGTGACCGCTGCGATCGTGTTGCTCAACACGCCCGCCGTCGCGGCTCAGTGA
- the nuoI gene encoding NADH-quinone oxidoreductase subunit NuoI, translating to MKYIFDIVHGFFTQLRSLVMIFGHAFRKRDTLQYPEEPVYLPPRYRGRIVLTRDPDGEERCVACNLCAVACPVGCISLQKAETEDGRWYPDFFRINFSRCIFCGLCEEACPTTAIQLTPDFEMAEFKRQDLVYEKEDLLISGPGKNPDYNFYRVAGMAIAGKPKGSAQNEAEPINVKSLLP from the coding sequence ATGAAGTACATATTTGACATCGTGCATGGCTTCTTCACCCAGCTTCGCAGCCTGGTGATGATTTTCGGCCACGCCTTCCGCAAGCGCGACACGCTGCAGTACCCGGAAGAACCGGTCTACCTGCCGCCGCGCTACCGTGGCCGTATCGTCCTGACCCGCGACCCTGATGGCGAAGAGCGTTGTGTAGCCTGCAACCTGTGCGCCGTGGCGTGCCCGGTCGGGTGCATCTCGCTGCAGAAAGCTGAAACCGAAGACGGTCGCTGGTACCCGGACTTCTTCCGCATCAACTTCTCGCGCTGCATTTTCTGCGGCCTCTGCGAGGAAGCCTGCCCGACCACCGCGATCCAGCTGACACCGGATTTCGAGATGGCCGAGTTCAAACGTCAGGACCTGGTTTACGAGAAAGAAGATCTGCTGATCTCCGGCCCCGGCAAAAACCCTGATTACAACTTCTATCGTGTTGCAGGTATGGCGATTGCCGGGAAGCCGAAAGGCTCCGCGCAGAATGAAGCCGAACCGATCAACGTGAAGAGCTTGCTGCCTTAA
- the nuoJ gene encoding NADH-quinone oxidoreductase subunit J gives MEFAFYFASGIAVVSTLRVITHTNPVHALLYLIISLIAVAMTFFALGAPFAGVLEVIAYAGAIMVLFVFVVMMLNLGPASVQQERVWLKPGIWLGPVILGALLLAELLYVLFSHQSGQAVGHTTVDAKAVGISLFGPYLLVVELASMLLLAAAVTAFHLGRNEAKEQ, from the coding sequence ATGGAATTCGCTTTCTATTTCGCATCGGGTATCGCTGTGGTGTCCACGCTTCGCGTGATCACCCACACCAACCCTGTGCACGCCCTGCTCTACCTGATCATTTCGCTGATCGCCGTGGCCATGACGTTCTTCGCCCTCGGCGCACCGTTTGCCGGTGTTCTGGAAGTGATCGCCTACGCTGGCGCCATCATGGTGCTGTTCGTGTTCGTGGTGATGATGCTGAACCTGGGCCCCGCCTCGGTTCAGCAAGAGCGCGTCTGGCTCAAGCCCGGCATCTGGCTCGGCCCGGTGATTCTCGGCGCCCTGCTGCTGGCTGAACTGCTGTACGTGCTGTTCAGTCACCAGAGCGGCCAGGCCGTCGGCCACACCACCGTAGACGCCAAGGCCGTGGGCATCAGCCTGTTCGGTCCGTACCTGCTGGTGGTCGAACTCGCCTCGATGCTGCTGCTCGCCGCAGCCGTGACGGCGTTCCACTTGGGCCGTAACGAAGCCAAGGAGCAATGA